The following proteins come from a genomic window of Montipora capricornis isolate CH-2021 chromosome 9, ASM3666992v2, whole genome shotgun sequence:
- the LOC138015176 gene encoding hepatic leukemia factor-like, with amino-acid sequence MELLSLASPESCHGDKCCNFQDSDDSGLSSSPSSPMALGNDFLADLFEFDRTYCNALNASLFDGELASHLYTHIKIKDDNDDEMWCNTTPLEENSKGLSLKDNSASPCLDYFDSSFERIAEMLSPQLSTPQVDGIPTKPCAEVSNNVNTSPRPCTPSLSSESGEGSMNTASCSPNITYDSPTKRELRTRRKRGQICRDHDYCKVKAESDSEADSDEDFKVEQDVEDEDSDDVDDEDYKVPCPSKKARKAHSKTLKDAKYWERRQRNNLAAKRSREAKRAREIQVAKKTAALEKENVNLKKQVRKLKAEIKKAEKMLCLMV; translated from the exons ATGGAGTTGCTTTCTTTAGCTAGTCCAGAAAGCTGCCACG GTGATAAGTGTTGTAATTTTCAAGACAGCGATGATAGTGGCCTCAGTTCTTCCCCATCAAGTCCCATGGCACTTGGTAACGACTTCCTGGCAGATCTCTTCGAGTTTGACCGGACTTATTGCAATGCACTGAACGCAAGCCTCTTTGATGGAGAACTTGCCTCCCATCTGTAtactcacattaaaattaaagatgacaatgacgatgaaATGTGGTGTAACACTACACCTCTTGAAGAAAACTCTAAAGGTTTATCGTTGAAGGACAACAGTGCTTCTCCATGCTTGGACTATTTTGACAGCTCGTTTGAACGTATTGCCGAAATGCTAAGCCCTCAACTTAGCACTCCTCAGGTGGACGGGATTCCGACTAAACCCTGTGCCGAGGTTTCGAACAATGTAAACACGAGCCCACGCCCGTGCACTCCGAGTTTGTCTTCGGAAAGTGGCGAGGGATCGATGAATACTGCTTCGTGTTCTCCGAACATAACATATGATAGTCCGACCAAGCGCGAACTTCGAACAAGGCGGAAGAGAGGTCAGATTTGCCGCGATCACGATTACTGTAAAGTAAAAGCAGAATCCGACAGTGAAGCTGACTCAgatgaagattttaaagttgaACAAGACGTTGAAGACGAAGACTCGGATGACGTGGACGACGAGGATTACAAGGTGCCGTGTCCCTCCAAAAAGGCCCGCAAAGCACACTCTAAGACTTTAAAAGACGCTAAGTATTGGGAAAGGCGCCAAAGGAACAATTTAGCGGCAAAGCGGTCACGTGAAGCAAAGCGCGCGCGGGAGATTCAAGTTGCGAAAAAGACTGCCGCTCTTGAAAAAGAGAACGTTAATTTAAAGAAACAAGTGCGTAAGTTAAAAGCCGAAATTAAGAAAGCCGAGAAAATGCTGTGTTTAATGGTGTGA